One part of the Arthrobacter sp. EM1 genome encodes these proteins:
- a CDS encoding D-Ala-D-Ala carboxypeptidase family metallohydrolase — MEKLEMSSIFAPPAHLVPDVGTESWPTPSVFSLPDGGSETSWDETTDEYADEYAGQTEWNESTGEAAWNELGWDETADESTDEAADEFADEATDEAADQFADEATDEAADQFADGAGELGGQAQENGEVEESELASMLAAEPLLTGQHHEGFETGLVLVPSPGNQGKGEEHWDPHNTGVPIYATGAGVRKEKLSRNFTVGELASSGGRADDRARISAELVTALQAIRDRAARPVKITSGYRSWARNVAVYRRAGKSPTLSRHCSGQAADIKIAGLNGMQIAKLALDACGEGIGVGIGGNFAHVDVRGSWAKWTYFSGDKNRKALAEIESYRRHRKSAPPRPLPPVHPGTASDVAAGRLVVNELPLLASHAGTHPDLVLKWNAMTRPSVVDVVVHLHGHTPSGYALNIAKEKEPFSGLDIANPEQPGGPARTRPTLLVLPRGNHAPRTKAGHNNQRYTFPALTQAGGLQALVAAALERFTASTGATVAVDRLILTAHSGGGAALMSILDHNNPHEIYTFDALYTDPARLIGWAQRRMAAGTGALRVIYRPGEQTARHSEAVHAALRNTASPSFRVEGTRVSHGNIPRHFGWRFLVDPSADVPDVVKLAAGSILPEAPAAEWTTVGERDEAAFTDESAYLDEALYADEGAEVEEMQSLPAMEAVEGAESVEASESFDEAGPFALEAAPFALLEAPSPRAPVCGALRGDEPKFRLGGASTKEGVAEPRTTQDPRVYGVQLWDYKVNDYALRARHLQALQILVAKIAADVRSGRFSDAGWKISVDGFASRTGNVDHNLSLSFWRMTTVARCLECLLAAAGIPPGRVTMGDQRGLGFQDAVPNVEDPRRRLVQVSVHPPGLRPPPVRPSSDRFEICFTSLKNQVQSLPIPGTAGMLGVARTTAAYRIRDIQTRQVQAYSYTGLGFMLQVPVDKIIPAGVKKRLPKPLLDMIGKLLAKVVPGGGKPGTGTCTPFGVFVFPTPDPVRIPGPVIGVRSFAGDADLMVPAPGLGNVQIRFNNSIFRLHSKALVNPDPLEVNVSRALSAKAIIGTQGTATMVGPVSHEDSSEMEAGLDVAEGIFAEH, encoded by the coding sequence ACGAGAGTACCGGCGAAGCGGCCTGGAATGAGCTTGGCTGGGACGAAACCGCCGACGAGTCAACGGACGAGGCCGCTGATGAATTCGCCGACGAGGCAACGGACGAGGCCGCTGATCAATTCGCCGACGAGGCAACGGACGAGGCCGCTGATCAATTCGCCGACGGCGCCGGGGAACTGGGCGGTCAGGCGCAGGAAAACGGCGAGGTTGAGGAATCCGAACTTGCCTCAATGCTCGCAGCAGAGCCGCTGCTGACAGGCCAGCATCATGAGGGATTCGAAACCGGACTTGTACTGGTCCCGAGCCCCGGCAATCAAGGGAAGGGGGAAGAGCATTGGGACCCGCACAACACCGGAGTCCCCATTTACGCGACCGGCGCCGGCGTCCGGAAGGAAAAGCTCTCCAGGAACTTCACCGTGGGCGAACTCGCCTCCAGCGGGGGCCGGGCCGATGACCGGGCGAGGATTTCCGCGGAGCTTGTGACAGCGCTCCAGGCCATCCGTGACCGGGCGGCCCGGCCAGTTAAGATCACATCGGGATACCGTTCCTGGGCCCGGAACGTTGCGGTCTACCGCAGAGCTGGGAAGAGCCCAACGCTCAGCCGCCACTGCAGCGGCCAAGCGGCGGACATCAAGATCGCCGGCCTGAACGGAATGCAGATCGCGAAGCTGGCGCTCGACGCCTGCGGTGAAGGAATCGGCGTCGGCATCGGCGGGAACTTCGCGCACGTTGACGTGCGCGGCTCCTGGGCCAAATGGACTTACTTCAGCGGCGACAAGAACCGCAAGGCGCTCGCGGAAATCGAAAGCTACAGGCGGCACCGGAAATCCGCACCGCCGCGGCCACTACCGCCAGTCCATCCGGGAACCGCATCAGATGTGGCGGCCGGCAGGCTGGTCGTTAATGAGTTGCCCCTACTGGCATCACACGCGGGCACGCATCCCGATCTTGTGCTGAAGTGGAATGCCATGACCCGCCCGTCCGTCGTCGACGTGGTAGTGCACCTGCATGGGCACACGCCCAGCGGATATGCCCTGAACATCGCGAAGGAGAAGGAGCCGTTCAGCGGGCTGGACATCGCAAACCCGGAGCAGCCGGGCGGACCTGCCCGGACCCGACCGACGCTCTTGGTGTTGCCGCGCGGCAACCACGCCCCCCGGACCAAGGCCGGGCACAACAACCAGCGCTATACCTTTCCGGCGCTGACCCAAGCGGGTGGGCTCCAAGCCCTTGTAGCGGCCGCCCTTGAGAGATTCACCGCGAGCACGGGCGCCACGGTGGCGGTGGACAGGCTGATCCTTACGGCGCATTCCGGCGGCGGGGCGGCGCTGATGTCAATCCTTGACCACAACAACCCGCACGAGATTTACACGTTCGATGCCCTCTACACCGACCCGGCACGGTTGATCGGCTGGGCCCAGCGCCGAATGGCGGCCGGAACGGGCGCCCTCCGTGTTATCTACCGGCCAGGGGAGCAAACGGCCCGACACAGCGAGGCCGTGCACGCAGCCCTTCGGAATACCGCCTCGCCCAGCTTCCGGGTCGAAGGCACCAGGGTCAGCCATGGCAACATTCCCCGCCATTTCGGCTGGAGATTCCTGGTGGATCCGTCCGCTGATGTACCGGACGTTGTGAAGCTGGCGGCGGGCAGCATCCTCCCGGAAGCGCCCGCCGCCGAATGGACAACGGTCGGGGAGAGGGACGAAGCCGCGTTCACGGATGAATCAGCGTATCTGGACGAGGCGCTTTACGCGGACGAGGGCGCTGAAGTTGAAGAAATGCAGTCGCTGCCGGCGATGGAGGCAGTGGAGGGAGCCGAATCGGTGGAGGCATCGGAGTCCTTTGACGAAGCGGGTCCTTTCGCACTGGAGGCTGCACCCTTCGCTTTATTGGAGGCGCCCTCACCCCGGGCTCCGGTATGTGGCGCGCTGCGGGGCGACGAACCCAAGTTTCGGCTAGGCGGTGCATCAACGAAGGAGGGGGTGGCAGAACCCCGGACCACCCAGGACCCGCGCGTCTACGGAGTTCAACTCTGGGACTACAAGGTCAATGACTATGCCTTGCGCGCCAGGCACCTTCAGGCTCTGCAAATCCTGGTGGCAAAGATCGCCGCCGATGTTCGCTCGGGCCGCTTCTCCGACGCCGGGTGGAAAATCAGCGTCGATGGTTTTGCCTCGAGAACGGGCAACGTTGATCACAACCTGAGTCTTTCGTTTTGGCGGATGACGACGGTGGCGCGTTGCCTGGAATGTCTGCTGGCCGCGGCCGGCATTCCGCCGGGACGAGTGACCATGGGGGACCAGCGCGGGTTGGGTTTCCAAGACGCGGTCCCCAACGTCGAGGACCCGCGCAGGCGCCTTGTGCAGGTATCAGTTCACCCGCCGGGGCTCAGGCCCCCGCCCGTGCGGCCATCGTCGGATCGTTTCGAGATCTGTTTCACCTCGCTGAAGAACCAGGTCCAGTCCCTGCCGATACCCGGAACGGCGGGTATGCTCGGTGTCGCTCGAACCACCGCAGCGTACCGGATACGTGATATCCAGACCCGCCAGGTACAGGCATACAGCTATACGGGACTCGGATTTATGCTGCAGGTTCCGGTGGACAAAATCATCCCCGCAGGGGTCAAAAAGCGCCTACCCAAACCGTTGCTGGATATGATCGGAAAGCTCCTGGCCAAGGTGGTACCCGGCGGGGGCAAACCCGGGACGGGCACCTGTACGCCTTTTGGCGTGTTCGTCTTTCCGACGCCGGACCCGGTACGCATTCCTGGCCCCGTTATCGGCGTTCGTTCGTTCGCCGGCGACGCCGACCTGATGGTACCGGCACCGGGACTGGGGAACGTGCAGATCCGGTTCAACAATTCGATCTTTCGTCTGCACAGCAAGGCCCTCGTCAATCCGGACCCGCTTGAGGTCAACGTATCGCGGGCGCTCTCCGCCAAGGCGATTATTGGCACACAGGGCACCGCCACGATGGTCGGCCCGGTCTCTCACGAGGACAGCAGCGAGATGGAGGCAGGGCTGGACGTTGCCGAAGGCATCTTCGCGGAACACTAG
- a CDS encoding molybdopterin-dependent oxidoreductase, translating into MQKPDGQKLTEALAAKFASPTRSTRLTVVLGRWLGITFTVCFLTGLFSHGLQNPPAWMFFPTSPVWIYQLTQGLHVTSGIAAIPLLLAKLWSVFPELLAWPPVKSVVHGLERASIALFVASSLVQLATGLINTYKWYPWPFPFRETHYWLAWVIWGSLLLHIALKLPVIAAHWRSKRAQETAVVESAAPAVAGVLESTPEPGTSGPGRWTRRAFLTAVTGATGAVVVTTAGQSFSWLAPANFFAPRKMGTGPQGVPVNRTAGDAKVAGLAMSPKWALMVKSADSTRSFTLDELRAMPQHTHELPIACVEGWSQLAQWRGVRVQDLVAAVGAPAGSRLRFTSLEPEGAYRTMTMPAEYTQDEKTLVALELNGSVLDLDHGYPARIIAPGRPGVLQTKWLQSMEIL; encoded by the coding sequence ATGCAAAAGCCTGACGGGCAGAAGCTCACCGAGGCGCTGGCGGCAAAGTTTGCCTCGCCCACACGCAGCACACGCCTGACCGTTGTTCTGGGCCGCTGGCTCGGGATTACCTTCACCGTTTGCTTCCTCACCGGCCTCTTCAGCCACGGACTCCAAAATCCGCCGGCGTGGATGTTCTTTCCTACCAGCCCGGTATGGATCTACCAGCTCACCCAGGGACTGCACGTAACGTCAGGGATTGCCGCGATTCCGCTGCTGCTGGCAAAACTGTGGTCGGTCTTCCCCGAGCTGCTGGCTTGGCCCCCGGTGAAGTCGGTGGTGCACGGCCTTGAACGGGCCTCCATTGCCCTATTTGTCGCGTCCTCGCTGGTGCAGCTGGCCACCGGGCTGATCAATACATACAAATGGTATCCGTGGCCGTTCCCGTTCCGGGAGACACACTACTGGCTGGCATGGGTCATCTGGGGCTCGCTCCTGCTGCACATTGCCCTCAAGCTCCCGGTCATCGCCGCCCACTGGCGCAGCAAGCGTGCGCAAGAGACCGCCGTCGTGGAATCGGCTGCACCCGCCGTCGCTGGAGTCTTGGAGTCAACTCCCGAGCCCGGCACATCCGGACCGGGCCGCTGGACCCGGCGTGCATTCCTCACTGCTGTTACCGGCGCGACCGGAGCCGTGGTGGTTACAACGGCGGGACAGTCCTTTTCCTGGCTGGCACCAGCGAACTTCTTTGCCCCGCGCAAAATGGGTACCGGCCCCCAAGGCGTGCCCGTGAATCGAACTGCCGGCGATGCCAAGGTCGCCGGCCTGGCGATGTCCCCGAAGTGGGCGCTGATGGTCAAGTCTGCTGATTCCACACGTTCCTTCACCCTCGATGAGCTTAGGGCGATGCCCCAGCACACCCACGAGTTGCCCATCGCATGTGTGGAGGGGTGGAGTCAGTTGGCCCAGTGGCGGGGCGTGCGCGTCCAGGACCTGGTAGCGGCCGTCGGCGCCCCCGCGGGATCCCGGCTTCGGTTCACCAGCCTGGAGCCGGAGGGCGCCTACCGCACCATGACCATGCCTGCCGAGTACACGCAGGACGAGAAGACCTTGGTGGCCCTGGAGCTGAATGGGTCCGTGCTTGACCTGGACCATGGCTATCCCGCCAGAATCATCGCCCCCGGCCGTCCCGGAGTCCTGCAGACCAAGTGGCTGCAGAGTATGGAGATCCTGTGA